In the Tenrec ecaudatus isolate mTenEca1 chromosome 16, mTenEca1.hap1, whole genome shotgun sequence genome, one interval contains:
- the ZMAT5 gene encoding zinc finger matrin-type protein 5 — protein MGKRYFCDYCDRSFQDSLHNRKKHLNGLQHLKAKKVWYDMFRDAATILVDEQNKRPCWKFLLIGQCDFGSKCRFSHLSGRDLQELSRQVEEERRAKEWPLDVGELPDVHLEDWLEKRAKRLSSAPSSRAEPARTTVFQYPLGWPPIQELPPSLRAPPPGGWPLQPSVQWG, from the exons ATGGGGAAGCGTTACTTCTGCGACTACTGCGACCGCTCCTTCCAGGACAGCCTTCACAACCGCAAGAAGCACCTGAACGGGCTGCAGCACCTCAAGGCCAAGAAGGTCTGGTACGACATGTTCCGAG ATGCAGCCACCATCCTAGTGGACGAGCAGAACAAGCGGCCCTGCTggaagtttctgctgatag GCCAGTGCGACTTTGGGTCCAAGTGCCGATTTTCCCACTTGTCTGGCAGAGACCTGCAGGAGCTGAGCCGCCAGGTGGAAG AGGAGAGGCGGGCCAAGGAGTGGCCGTTGGACGTCGGGGAGCTGCCTGATGTCCATCTGGAAGACTGGCTGGAGAAGAGGGCCAAGCGGCTGAGCTCGGCTCCGAGCAGCAG GGCCGAACCCGCCAGGACCACCGTCTTCCAGTACCCCCTGGGCTGGCCACCAATCCAGGAGCTGCCCCCCTCTCTGCGGGCCCCTCCACCCGGGGGCTGGCCCCTGCAGCCCAGTGTGCAGTGGGGCTGA